One region of Ardenticatenales bacterium genomic DNA includes:
- a CDS encoding GntR family transcriptional regulator translates to MPIQRPKPLVEQVSLELRQRIHDRTYPPGSRLPSESELAQELGVSRTTVRTVLAKFAAEGLILRKQGDGTYVNERIRDIDNRYGGMWDFSRLIEANGYRPSIRTVTIERRPATGDESNVLAIGLNEEVVSLVRLFHADGRAVIFATNVFPATLLKIDGEKLDGNLPIHRILQTYCQEQIAYAISDIEAALVDETLSGILAREAGQPLLRLKERFYNKLNKPLVMGVSYYDHTVLKLRLVQAWG, encoded by the coding sequence ATGCCTATTCAGCGCCCAAAACCTCTTGTCGAACAAGTCAGCCTGGAATTGCGCCAGCGCATCCATGATCGCACCTACCCTCCGGGGAGCCGCCTGCCCTCGGAAAGCGAATTAGCCCAGGAATTGGGCGTCAGTCGCACGACGGTGCGCACAGTGCTGGCGAAGTTCGCCGCCGAAGGACTGATCCTGCGCAAACAGGGGGACGGAACCTACGTCAACGAGCGCATAAGGGACATCGACAACCGGTACGGGGGTATGTGGGATTTCTCACGACTGATTGAAGCCAACGGTTATCGCCCTTCTATCCGCACGGTGACGATTGAACGCCGCCCGGCGACCGGCGACGAGAGCAACGTACTGGCAATTGGTCTGAATGAGGAAGTTGTTTCGCTCGTGCGCCTCTTCCACGCCGATGGCCGGGCGGTCATCTTCGCTACCAACGTTTTCCCCGCCACTCTCCTCAAAATAGACGGGGAAAAGCTGGACGGGAATCTGCCCATCCACCGCATTCTACAAACCTACTGCCAGGAGCAAATTGCTTACGCGATTTCCGACATTGAGGCCGCCCTGGTGGATGAAACGCTCTCTGGCATCCTGGCACGAGAGGCCGGGCAACCGCTGTTGAGATTGAAGGAACGGTTCTACAACAAGCTGAACAAGCCATTGGTGATGGGGGTGAGCTACTACGACCACACCGTGTTGAAACTGCGGCTGGTGCAGGCCTGGGGATGA